In a genomic window of Prosthecobacter fusiformis:
- the dinB gene encoding DNA polymerase IV, whose amino-acid sequence MGTPRVILHMDMDAFYASVEQRDEPSYRGRPVIVGSPPDKRGVVCAASYEARKFKVRSAMPSRTAAKLCPEGIFVRPRMDVYRAESARIMTILHEFTPLIEQVSVDEAYLDVSALVAEKTELDEAIEAARPMAAAIKKRIREECGLTASVGISSNKFLAKLASDFQKPDGLTVILDRDKLAFLRPLPVGTVHGVGPVTARGLEAMGLMTVGDLQDTKMSLESVAGSFAWKLKERAMGIDDRPVDLSDERKSISAENTFLKDTDHRPELRSALKEMAQDVSQTLDKHGVGALTVQVKVRYSDFTTLTRQLRLDDPVTTAAEIYRVACFLLARHQLVTGPLRLLGIGLSTLVPPTQQQLRLPI is encoded by the coding sequence ATGGGTACGCCACGGGTCATTCTGCACATGGATATGGATGCATTTTACGCATCCGTGGAGCAGCGTGATGAGCCGTCTTACCGGGGCAGGCCGGTGATTGTCGGGTCGCCACCGGACAAGCGTGGCGTGGTCTGTGCGGCGAGCTATGAGGCCCGGAAATTTAAGGTGCGCTCGGCGATGCCCTCCCGCACGGCGGCCAAGCTGTGTCCAGAGGGGATTTTTGTGAGGCCGCGCATGGACGTTTACCGGGCGGAGTCCGCACGCATCATGACGATTCTTCATGAGTTCACGCCGCTGATCGAGCAAGTATCCGTGGATGAGGCGTATCTGGATGTGAGTGCATTGGTCGCGGAAAAGACAGAGCTGGATGAGGCGATCGAAGCTGCGCGGCCCATGGCGGCGGCCATTAAAAAACGCATCCGGGAGGAATGCGGCCTAACAGCAAGTGTGGGTATAAGCTCCAATAAGTTTCTGGCCAAGCTGGCCAGTGATTTCCAAAAGCCGGATGGCCTGACCGTCATCCTGGACCGTGACAAGCTGGCCTTCTTGAGACCTCTGCCGGTAGGCACAGTCCATGGTGTGGGGCCTGTGACGGCACGGGGGCTGGAGGCGATGGGACTGATGACGGTGGGCGATCTACAGGATACGAAGATGTCCCTGGAATCCGTGGCGGGCTCCTTTGCCTGGAAGCTGAAGGAACGGGCCATGGGCATTGATGATCGGCCAGTGGATCTGAGTGATGAGCGCAAGAGCATCAGTGCGGAGAATACCTTTCTGAAGGACACGGATCACCGGCCTGAGCTGCGATCCGCATTGAAAGAGATGGCGCAGGATGTCTCGCAAACGCTGGACAAGCACGGAGTGGGGGCGCTGACGGTGCAGGTGAAAGTACGCTACAGTGACTTCACCACCCTGACGCGGCAGTTGCGCCTGGATGATCCGGTGACCACGGCGGCGGAGATCTACCGGGTGGCGTGTTTTTTACTGGCGCGGCATCAGTTGGTGACCGGGCCGCTGCGTTTGTTAGGCATCGGCCTTTCCACTCTGGTGCCGCCCACGCAGCAGCAGCTTCGGCTGCCGATTTGA
- a CDS encoding neutral/alkaline non-lysosomal ceramidase N-terminal domain-containing protein, whose product MRQLVFWIALSLACVSAQEPSKKFLAGAATSNITPPIGMPVVGGFSPSASTHVHDELHARCLVLDNGEKRVAIVVCDLLGAARQMYDEAARLVEAQTGIPRERLLMSATHTHSASSALSENRYSLDEPLSEYQTFVARRIADGVTRAVNNLVPARIGWGVGEEPDQVFNRRWFMKEGTVPPNPFGGIDKVKMNPPRGANLVKPAGPTDPEVSIISLQTLDGKPLAVLANYSLHYVGGVGSNHISSDYYGVFCDRLQQLLGADRQDPPFVAMMSNGTSGNINNNDYSKTPAKSGGPYSKIREVADDVAQATVAAMKGITYQDWVPLDARFSELKLEARKPTPELVTWAQGVLDKPRLIGGKTSVLEIAYAERTLKLKDAPPQIDLPLQTLRIGAVGICAIPCETFVETGLELKQKSPFKPTFTHSIASGYYGYLPTPEHHELGGYETWLGTNRLEVQASVKITARLLEMLGSMKAAE is encoded by the coding sequence ATGCGCCAACTCGTCTTCTGGATCGCCCTTAGCCTCGCCTGTGTTTCTGCACAGGAGCCTTCGAAAAAGTTTCTCGCAGGAGCGGCGACGAGCAACATCACGCCGCCCATCGGCATGCCGGTGGTGGGCGGGTTCAGCCCTTCTGCCTCCACGCATGTGCATGATGAATTGCATGCGCGCTGCCTGGTGCTGGACAATGGGGAGAAGCGGGTGGCGATCGTGGTGTGTGACCTGCTGGGGGCTGCGCGGCAGATGTATGATGAAGCGGCGCGGCTGGTGGAGGCACAAACGGGTATCCCACGTGAGCGGCTGCTGATGTCCGCCACGCATACGCATTCCGCCTCCAGTGCGCTGAGTGAAAACCGTTACTCGCTGGATGAGCCGCTAAGTGAATACCAGACCTTTGTGGCACGCCGCATCGCGGACGGGGTGACGCGGGCGGTGAATAACCTGGTGCCTGCGCGCATCGGCTGGGGTGTGGGGGAGGAGCCGGATCAGGTGTTTAATCGCCGCTGGTTTATGAAGGAGGGAACGGTGCCGCCGAATCCCTTTGGCGGGATTGACAAAGTGAAGATGAATCCGCCACGGGGTGCCAATCTGGTAAAGCCTGCGGGGCCAACGGATCCGGAGGTGAGCATCATCTCCCTCCAGACGTTGGATGGAAAACCGCTGGCGGTGCTGGCGAATTATTCCCTGCACTATGTGGGGGGCGTGGGGTCGAATCACATCTCCTCGGACTATTACGGGGTGTTTTGTGACCGATTGCAACAGTTGTTAGGCGCGGACCGGCAGGACCCGCCATTCGTGGCGATGATGAGCAACGGCACGAGCGGGAACATCAACAACAACGATTACTCCAAAACGCCGGCAAAGTCTGGCGGTCCCTATAGCAAGATCCGTGAGGTGGCGGATGATGTGGCGCAGGCGACGGTGGCGGCCATGAAGGGCATCACGTATCAGGACTGGGTGCCGCTGGATGCCCGCTTTAGCGAGCTGAAACTGGAAGCCCGCAAGCCCACGCCTGAGCTGGTCACCTGGGCTCAGGGAGTGCTGGACAAACCACGTCTCATTGGCGGGAAGACCTCCGTGCTGGAGATCGCCTATGCGGAGCGGACACTGAAGCTGAAGGATGCACCGCCGCAGATTGACCTGCCGTTACAGACATTGCGAATCGGTGCGGTGGGTATCTGTGCGATACCTTGTGAAACCTTTGTGGAGACCGGGCTGGAGCTGAAACAGAAGAGTCCTTTTAAGCCGACTTTTACTCATAGCATCGCCAGTGGATATTATGGATACCTGCCGACGCCGGAGCATCATGAACTGGGTGGGTATGAGACGTGGCTGGGCACCAACCGGCTGGAGGTGCAGGCCAGTGTGAAGATCACGGCGCGCCTGCTGGAAATGCTGGGAAGCATGAAGGCGGCGGAGTGA
- a CDS encoding SMP-30/gluconolactonase/LRE family protein, with the protein MKHLAFLSLAFLPLLSDAQDTSLHEYLSDDQPWKEAVSGYTFTDGLCTDAAGHLYFTDVKAGKGIYKLDAETGKTDLFLDNLPGISGLQIGPDGRFYACHNREQRVIAITMKGEVEVLLTGVKCNDLVVSKKGNVYFTETPTQRIHLITADKKHIIADEGHVAKPNGITISPDEATLAVSESGGKHVWTWRIEEDGTLSSGAPFMTMWLATGKETASGDGATTESKGRYFVTTELGIQIFDPAGRLAGIIAKPVMDGKVVSTEFAGKDHDILYVAAGDKIFSRKLKVSGYFR; encoded by the coding sequence ATGAAACACCTCGCCTTTTTATCCCTCGCCTTTCTGCCGCTGTTGTCTGATGCGCAGGATACCTCCCTGCACGAATACCTCAGCGATGACCAGCCGTGGAAGGAGGCGGTGAGCGGCTATACCTTTACCGACGGGCTGTGCACGGATGCGGCAGGCCACTTGTACTTCACCGATGTGAAGGCCGGGAAGGGGATCTACAAACTGGATGCTGAAACGGGGAAGACGGATCTTTTTCTGGATAACCTGCCTGGGATCAGCGGTCTGCAAATAGGGCCAGATGGTCGCTTTTACGCCTGCCATAACCGTGAGCAGCGAGTCATCGCCATCACGATGAAAGGGGAAGTGGAAGTGCTTCTCACGGGTGTGAAGTGCAATGACCTAGTGGTGAGCAAGAAGGGGAATGTTTATTTCACTGAGACACCGACGCAACGCATCCACCTGATCACGGCGGACAAGAAGCACATCATTGCCGATGAGGGTCACGTGGCCAAGCCGAACGGCATCACCATCTCCCCGGATGAAGCCACACTGGCGGTCTCCGAAAGCGGCGGCAAGCATGTGTGGACCTGGCGTATCGAGGAGGATGGCACGCTTTCCAGCGGGGCTCCCTTCATGACGATGTGGCTGGCCACAGGCAAGGAAACGGCCTCTGGGGATGGAGCCACCACGGAGTCCAAAGGACGGTATTTTGTGACCACGGAGCTGGGCATCCAGATCTTTGATCCGGCGGGTCGCCTAGCTGGCATCATCGCCAAACCGGTGATGGATGGCAAGGTGGTGAGCACGGAGTTTGCCGGCAAGGACCATGACATTCTTTATGTGGCCGCCGGGGATAAGATTTTCAGCCGCAAGCTGAAGGTGAGTGGTTATTTCCGGTAG
- a CDS encoding alpha/beta hydrolase: MKFSAACFFLALSFGLHAAPQDDQYVLGPDSQVQAGVPQGKVTQMPAWTESKIFPGTTRDWWIYVPAQYTKEKPAAVMVFCDGAGFVKPDGQFRAPVVFDNLIAKGEMPVTIGIFIQPGNFANQDPKVKPRSNRSYEYDSLGDLYARFLLEEILPAVAKDYTLTTNPDERAICGNSSGGICAFTVAWERPDEFRKVVSHIGSFTNIRGGHVYPALIRKSDKKPLKVFLQDGKNDLDNQFGNWPLANQDMAAALKFAGYDFQFVLGEGTHNGKHGASMLPDTLRWLWKK; encoded by the coding sequence ATGAAGTTTTCCGCTGCCTGTTTTTTTCTCGCCCTTTCTTTCGGACTCCACGCTGCCCCGCAGGATGATCAATACGTGCTGGGGCCAGATTCCCAAGTGCAGGCCGGGGTGCCCCAGGGAAAGGTGACGCAGATGCCCGCCTGGACGGAATCCAAGATCTTTCCTGGTACCACGCGTGACTGGTGGATCTATGTGCCAGCCCAATACACCAAGGAGAAGCCTGCGGCGGTGATGGTGTTTTGTGACGGAGCGGGCTTTGTCAAACCAGACGGCCAGTTCCGTGCACCGGTGGTGTTTGACAACCTGATCGCCAAAGGGGAGATGCCAGTGACCATCGGCATTTTCATCCAGCCGGGGAACTTTGCGAACCAGGACCCGAAGGTTAAGCCGCGTAGCAATCGCAGCTATGAGTATGATTCCCTGGGTGATTTGTATGCCCGCTTTCTGCTGGAAGAAATCCTGCCCGCCGTGGCGAAGGATTATACTCTGACGACGAATCCGGATGAGCGTGCGATTTGTGGAAACAGCAGCGGTGGCATCTGTGCATTTACCGTGGCCTGGGAGCGGCCGGATGAATTTCGCAAGGTGGTGAGCCACATCGGTTCCTTTACCAACATCCGTGGCGGTCATGTGTATCCAGCGCTGATCCGCAAGAGTGACAAGAAGCCTCTGAAGGTCTTCCTGCAAGATGGCAAGAATGATCTGGATAACCAGTTTGGTAACTGGCCCCTGGCCAACCAAGACATGGCTGCGGCGCTGAAATTCGCCGGATACGATTTCCAGTTTGTCCTGGGGGAAGGCACTCACAATGGCAAGCACGGGGCGTCCATGCTGCCGGATACGTTGCGCTGGCTGTGGAAGAAATAA